A region of the Salvelinus alpinus chromosome 24, SLU_Salpinus.1, whole genome shotgun sequence genome:
CTCTGACCTGCTTCCTCTTCTGAGCTTTTCAGACGTTCTGTAACAGAAACAGAAATACAGGAAAACCTGTCGGTTTGAAAAGGTGGATACACTGGTATAACTGCATGTGTCCTCTTCTTTGTCTTCTGTCTGATGTATCTGTTCTGTTCCTTTCCCTGGTCTGGTTCATGGTGTCTGCTGTCTTTAtcctttgtttgtttttgtctggTGCTGCTGAAGGAAGATTGCATTAGCAGCTAGTATTGAAAGACATGGGCCGGGTACATGAGTGAAGATGAGACAGAATAAGGCAAGGCAAACAAGAACATATTATGGATTGTTTCTTGTCCCTGCATAGGTCTTCACCATAATCATCATAGTTGATTTGTGGTTCTGGTGCTAACCTGAGTAATTTGGCCTTGTGCTACACTGTTACAATGTGATTGAGAACCCATTCTATTTGATTCTTTGAAGTATGCTGACAGTTGGTTGAGCGTGAGGAGCTTTCTCTGGAGGTTTGAGATGTTGGAGGTAAAACCTTTCAGTAGGCAGctctctggaggaggagaggagacaccgtTTGATTCCATTCCTATTGCAGAGCTCCTTACTGAGCAGCGGCCAGAACTGGGCCTTCAGCATAGCATGTCAGCAGAGCGTAGTCAGTGACGGTGAGGGCCTGAagacagagggccagagagagggagcagagcacCTGGCCTTTCTTCCTGTTTGGCCTCGGTGTGTTAAAGAATGAGTCATCTGTAGTGTGGTGGTCCTGGATCCCACATGGGGAATTTCCCATAGTGAAGGTGTCTTTTGTACCATGTCTGTCCAACCAGTGTCTGTCATTGGGgttgttccatgtcatttcagcaagccatgacacccatcatctcagattgttctgaaattctTTCAATttgaagctaattgattgcacccaaattggccatttcaATTCATATAATtaatataatattcaataaatatagtacccgacatccgatttggaccaaaccTTTTCTTTACAATGATTTAAGATGTGAGGAATCCAAATAAATGGTGAAAAGCCCATGGACCTCCCTACATCAAGGCCACCCCAATGGCCAGTATACAATATCAGTTCTCTGTTTGACCAGTAGTATGAAGCTGCTGCTTGGAGTTTATTCATACTATGTCATGTATTCTCTGTGAATTTGGTGATGTCCTCCCCGGTTCGATTATTGAAAAatttatttacaaaataaaataacattaaatgtGCTATGGATTATGTGgtttgaatgctgtaacacagcTTAAAtcaattaataaaagtcccatttAATCACATTACTGTACTTTAATAAAATAGTCTTGTAtatttcatttgttttattttattatttctttcCAAGTCATCTCTAGATCTCCTGCCTATCCGGTCaaacaaaatcactattttagtaggcATACTTTtgtgactgctgaataccaagtATCAATCACTTAAATATTGTGTTTTCAggtatttgtttatttggatccccaatGCAGAAGCAGCAgttcctcttcctggggtccacaattAAACACAAAatatgacaagtaacaaaacactgatacactgatagacaaggacagtcacattTAAAATACAATGATATATAAACAATACgacaaaaaaaaatatacaaacaATAGACAAAACAAtgtatgtgtttgtctgtgtgtcccCTCGCGAAGCAGCTGCTCTCTATCCCCCTCCATCGCACGTCTTCCATCTCTTCTCTCCGTGTCTGCGCCACACACAGGACAAGTAggcgcgcaatggattatggtcattgttgttaattacaATCTGTTCtgtgctaaactatgtagaatgtTGGCCTGTTGGacactacaactccctactacatcccACAGtttgggcttgatctgatttGTCTCTAGAGAAACTGCGCTTTGTGCTCACagaactaaatggaattcaaataattgaaccgacaTCAGTCAATTagttttaaaaaaaaagttactGACATTTCTGTTAATTGCAATTTTTGGGGTTGAAAAATTGACTAGGGACTAAAATGTGAGAACcctaataaaataatacaattataaACCATTGCATGGTAGTTGTGTTTTTCAATAAAATTATTAGCAAACATCTCTGTCATGTGATTGGTGACATTTACCATTAAACCCAACCCATTGCAAAACActatacactgtgtgtgtgtttgggacatTTACTATTTGAAGAACATTGAAACCATTAGAACTGCTGTAGCCTAATGGTTTGCTTGTGCACCAGGAATGGTCTAACTAATCCAGACTTTTATTGAAGGGAATAAACCACACACATGGgctgtttcccagacacagattaagcctaagaAAAGTACAAACtgaattgctttcatggaggacCGGCTTGACTTGTGAGGATGACCACaatatttattttcatcatgAGCAAAAGTTATTGGTTTTCTACCGAAAGTTGCAGAGAAAATGTTGTTATCCATTTAATAAACGCAAGACACCAGAAAATGTGATAAAAGAATGTGGCAGGAACAATGACATCTAGCTGGCAAAACATGGTACTTACACACTTATGGGGAAAATGCAAGCTGGGCTAATTCCTCTGAACAGGCGGGACATCACCATATTCACTaagaatacattacatagtatgAATAAACAATACACCAAGCCATAGCGTCATACTACATTGGTGGGCTTGGTGTggggtccgtgggtggcttttggccatttttgtttttttattcctCATGTTTTATTCATTGTTCGGAATAAGTTTTGTCTAAATcagatgttaggtactatatttattgaatattatatgagtCCTATAAatgaaaatggccaatttgggtcagtcaattagcttaatttctcagaaaattaaatttcaacaaaataatgcttGTACTTTTTTCAGGTGGAACAACCCATTAGGCTTTTGTAGTGTTGTTCATAAGAGTTCTGTGTCTGTTATAGCCACACAGAGCTGCAGGCTATTTCAGCCATGGGGATCATAAACTTCACATACTACTTCAAGCTTAAAAATCTAGTGAAATTATGGACATACTTAGGTTTATGAATGCATTCTGTTGGTCTGAAACCTCTCTAAACAGAGTAGGCCTGTATTTGGCGTAGCAAGGCTGTTAATTGTCCAGCACGCTTTTGTAGGCTATATGAAATTCTCTGACCATATAGCTGTGTTCTTGACGCTGGGCATGGAGTtagcagtttgtgtgtgtgtgtgctgtcagcCCACAGGTCTGGCCGAAGGCAGATTGGGTACAGGGGAGTCCATGGAGGAGGGGATGGAATCACCTGGGGaccgagaggaggaaggaggtgagTTCATCTTTATAGCCATTAAAGCTAAACATGGTAAGGTTTACTCCTAGTATTTGTCTCTTGAGCTAGCCTAACATAAGACCATACTGTGAGACTGACTGATATCTACTGTTCCAGACACATTGAGAAACGAGGAGGTAGCTTCCAGACTGGGATCCTCCCCCGGAGCAGAGGCGGAGCTAAACGGAACCTATGAGGGCGCAGAGGTGGGGAACGGACAGCAGTGCCCCACCCCCCTGGTCTCCCAGGGCAACAAGTCTCAGGTGGTCACAGAGAATGGGATGTTGGAGACCGACCCACCTCACGGTTCCGTCACCGGGAGTAATGGATACATCCTCAGCAAGCAGCAGCAGGAGGGGGGGTCTACAACGGGGACAGGCTTGGTGGCTGCCCCACACAGGACTAGCTGGTTGCCCTCCGGCACCACAATGGTGGGACACACCACCACAACCTTCCTGTCCTCCGCAGCAGGGCATGCCCAAAGTCCTGGTGCACTAAGAACTGACAACCACCAGGCCGGCTCCCCGTCGGGACAGGGGGGCTCAGACTCAGAGACTAAAAATGGCACGTCCCCTAGCGACTCCCCCGccccctctccactgtccatcgCCATACACCGAGCACGCAAGACCATGTCCAGGCCAGCGTCCAACCAGACACTAAAGGTAGCTAGTAttagcctagtaaagagagagtcgATGAATGGTTCAGGTATTTGAGTGAGACACATGAGTGAAATTATATTAAAATATGAAGCATAGCTGCCTTTTGATTCACTAATATTTTCTTTATCGTCGTAGCTTCTAAACATGGCATTAACAGAACCAAACGGTGCAGACGAGGAGAGTCAGAATGGAccagaggaggagaagacatcCCCCTCCCTGAACCAGCTACCTCAGAGCCAAAACGACGTGCCGGCTGCAGCCACAGCCAAGTCCCAGACAGGTCAGAGATACAGCACTGAGGCCTACAGTTGAGGGGAGAGGGTACAAGGCAAATGGCACACACAACAAAAATGTAATGGCAGTACTTTGCTTACTGGAGGCTATCTACTTATTTCAAGGCTGCAAAAGCCAGAGGAGTATGAATAAAAGCTGTGTGTACTGTGATGTAGCGTAAGAGGTTCATGGCTTCTTGAGCTCAAGTGGTTGCTCTTTTCCAGCAGCGTTGGCATCGAGGAAGAAGAAAAGGAAGATGGGAACATACAGTCTGGtccccaggaagaaaaccaaaGTGCTGAGGCAGCTGACAGTGGTGGAGATGTTTAGTCAACTTCAACAATCAACTCAAAGCACACAGGTTTCATCTCTCCTCCATAGACTATCTTAACTGTATTAGAATTTAATGGAAATTGGGAGGAAATGTATTAGAATTTGGATATTTGGCTGTCTGCATCATGTTGTAATATTTCTCTGCTCCCCCCCCCCAGCCTAAAGAGGTAGCACACGTCAACGGGGAAAGGATGGAGAATGAGTCAGAGGAGGAAGATTTGGAAGATGGAGAGgaatgggaggaagaggaggagcagggtggAGAGGAAGGTGTTCCCACGGGCCAGGAGAAGAGTCGAACATCATACCTTGCCCTTCAGGTTGAAATCTTAGTTTGTCTGTCTGCACCCCAGTTGAGAACCTTGATAAAATGATGCTTCTATTACATTCATAGATATCACAGGTTTAGAACCACAAGTTAAGGTAGGAAATGCAATTAAATCATTTGCAAATGGCCAAACCTTTTTGACATTGTGTGATACTTGTCGGTTCAGGGAGAGGAGCCGGACTCTGAGGAATCAgctgaagaggaagaagaggagaacgAGTCTGACTTGGTAAGATTACACAACTATTTTCCCTTCTTTGAGTCCGTTGATTAGAACGACATAAGTGAGTGTTTTTGTAAACCCAAACATTATCAAAGCACAATCTTGTCCTCAGTCATGCTGTTCCACCATCAGACTGAGGAGGGGTACATTGATTGTCATTGGAGAGAATACATCTCTCAAATGATCTGCTTACACACAGAGCTCGGAATCCAGCGTGAAGAAGAGATTGAAAAAGAAAGTAAAGGGAGACAACGCCTGGCTCCGGCCATCCAGGAAACGGAAAAGGAAGCCTAAGCCCAAGATTGAGGGACTCCCTGGTACAGTAACCCACCACTCTGCCTTATGAGGAACATTATGGAAACATCTGAAGAGATCTCCTACCTTTGACTTTCTGCTCCCTGTGCTAGCTAACTCTACATCCCTTTCCAGGCACAGGACCCCAGCCCCAGGGCCAGGCAGGCCTCAATAAGGAGTACACAGAGGTTCCCCTCCACTTACTCAACCTCACAGCCCAGGAGAAGCTGCTCTCCTCACTGCACACAGGTGAGTGAGGCCACAGAGGAGTAGGTGATGGGGGAATAAGAGGAAAGGGGTGTAGTTGTGAACTGAACTGCCTGTTGGTAAGATAATTCCTCTCTGAGATTTTCCCATCCGTAGACTACTTTTTAAAGTTTCTGAAGACTCCGAAATGGTCTTGGTTTTATGAAGCAAGGCCTCTGTCCTCCCTGACAGGTTCAGATGACTCATGAGAGCAGCACTGAGTGCCCCCTGGTGGTGATGTCtgtcatagaaatacaaaatctgATAATCAAGAGTCTAGAACTGTACCACTATTGTAGCTCTTGCAGTGTGTATCTTTATAAATGAATCTCTATAAACTCTTGGAAAGCGCATTAAACCTGTGTCTAGTAAGGGTCATATTTACATCTGTCGGATGAGCTGAGTGGATGGTCCTCTGTGCAGGAGTTTCTGGGGCTATGGGAAGTGTGGAGCCAGATATGGTGCAGGAGCTGCCCCTCTGCAGCTGTCGCATGGAGACGCCCAAGAGTCGGGAGATCCTCACGCTGGCCGACAGGAAGTGCATGGCCACGGAGAGCGTCGACCGACAGGTGAGCCTTGATGCTAGGCCTCATCATATTTTTGCACGTATCCCATTCCCTATGTCCACTTATCATATTCTCTCCCTATGTCTTTGGCTTCGTCCTGATTATCCACCCCTTTCTCCCTTTTCAGCCTTTGTTTCTCACTCATACGTACCTCTTTCCTTCTCCTCACAGCTGAGCCGGTGTCAGAGTGCGGTTCTAAAGCATGAGATGATGCGTCCCTCAAATTCTGTGCAGCTGCTGGTGCTGTGTGAGGACCACCGGGCCGGCATGGTCAAGCACCAGTGCTGCCCCGGCTGTGGCTTCTTCTGCAGAGCCGTGAGTACTGGGACCTCCCTGGAATGGGAATGGGCAAGCACTACATCTATTTCTGAGTGGAAAGGGTCTTCTAGTAAGCCAGGAAAAGCTCGTGGTCCTAATTATAGTCGTtaggggggggggaaacactgAACTAGCCAAGGCCTTTATATATTCTGTGATTATGGCCTACCAAAACGTTAAAACACTGGGATTCTTCAACGGCGGACACACTGACCTGGCTGTGTATGTTTGGGTTGTAGGGTACCTTCATGGAGTGCCAACCGGACATCAACATCTCCCACCGCTTCCACCGGGCCTGTGCCTCGGTACTGAAGGGCCAGACCTTCTGTCCACACTGTGGGGAGGAGGCCAGCAAGGCCAAGGAGGTAACCATCGCCAAGGCCGACACAACCTCCACCGTTCCCGCCACACGTGCTGCACAGGACCCTGCCACGCCCAGGACCGCGGAGGGCAGGGCAGACACCACAACTGGAGGGTAGGTTCACAGCACTGTTGGGAATAATGGGTGGGTGGGGCTTCCATTACAGTCAATAGCAGGTAAAGAAAGGAGCCGAATCACACGTTTTCATCAATACATCGTTTCCTCATATTATGTATTCATTTCAGTCTGGTATTTTCAACATTTATCACCCttctgtgtgtgttccagtccatTCTGTTTCTCTGTGGGAGGTGATCTTGGTGGCCGAGCAGacagctctctctccatcccacccgAGCACACACTGGACACCTCTTTCCCTGGGGGCTCCAGAACCGGAGTTCTGCCTCCTGCTGTGGGCATGGGGATCGGCATAGGAGTGGGTGCCGCCCCTAAAGAGACCTTGGAGAGCATCCTGCTGGCACTGGACACAGAGAAGTAAGACATTCTACAAAGACTTAGGGTTTGAGAGGTTAAAAAGTGCTGCTCTACTATGCAATTGTTTGATTGTCCTGATTAGTATTTCACTCTCTCACTACCACCCCCTCACCAGTCTCCTCTCACACTCTTAACCACTTTTAGTGTTACTAACAAGGTTTTGATCCGACCTTTTTATGCGAGTAGTCGATGCCGGATAAAAAATGGCACGACCCACCTGATGGAAACGGCACATTTGTCAGTGAACTtcccaaatgtcgacaaaacaaatgACTCTAGACAAGGTGGGAACTTTTTGTCTTAAAAAAATAATTATGCGAGAAATAGTGGGGAAAGACttcaagctggttgagagaatgccaggagtgtgcaaagctgtcatgaaggcaaagggtggccactttgtagaatctcaaatataacatatatttttatttgtttaacacttttttggttactacatgattccatatgtgctatttcatagttttgatgtcttcactattattctacaatgtagaaaatagtaaaaagaaagaaaaacccaaaagtccaaacttttgactagtactgtaagtattcaaaccctttgctatgagacttgaaattgagctcagatgcatcctgtttccactgatcatccttgagatgtttctacaacttgattggagtccacctgtggtaaattcaattgattggacatgatttggaaaggcacacacctgtctatataatgtcgcacagttgacagtgcgtgtcagaggagcaaaaaccaagccgtgaggttgaaggaattgtccgtagagctccaggattgtgtcgaggcacagatctggggaagggtaccaaaacatttctgcagcattgaaggtccccaagaacaaagtggcttccatcaatcttaaatggaagaagtttggaaccaccaaggctcttccctagagctggccgcacgggaaaactgagcaatcagctgtcacactgacagagctccagagtttctctgcggagatgggagaaccttccagaaggacaaccatctctgcagcactccaccaatcaggcctttatggtagagtggccagatggaagccactcctcagtaaaatgcacatgacggcctgcttgcagtttgccaaatggcacctaaaggacacagcatgagaaacaagattctctggcctaatgaaaccaagattctttggcctgaatgctaaatgtcacatctggaggaaacctggcaccatccctatggtgaagcagagtggtggcagcatcatgctatggggatgtttttcagcggcaaggactgggagactagtcaggatcgagggaaagatgaacagagcaaagtacagagagatccttgatggaaacctgctccactgcgctcatgacctcagactggggtgaggttcaccttccaacaggacaaagagaccggacttgaactcgatctaacatctctggagagacctaaaaacagctgtgcagtgacgttccccatccaacctgacagagcttgagaggatctgcagagaagaattggataaactctcaaatacaggtgtgctaagcttgtagcttcatacccaagaagactcaaggctgtaatcgctgccaaaggtgcttcaacaaagtacacaCTCAacaaaatacttatgtaaatgtaatatttcagtttttcattatcgggtattgtgtgtgtgtagattgatgagggaaaaaaacaatttaatcaattttaggacAAGGATgtaaagtggaaaaagtcaaggggtctgaatactttctgaaggcacagtaagAGAACGTTGAGGGTTCCTCAACTACCTTCCTGTGTGACATGTTCATGCACACGTTAAATTATTTCTGTTTTCTATCAATATTTTCCTGTTATTGTGAAGGTGTGTTCCTGTGACTGACTTCTTCCATGTGTCCTGCATCAGGCCCAAGAAGCTGCGGTTTCACCCCAAGCAGCTGTTTATCTCTGCTaaacagggagaaatacagaAGGTCTTGCTCATGTTGGGTGAGGGAGATTTTTTAAA
Encoded here:
- the LOC139552210 gene encoding histone-lysine N-methyltransferase EHMT1-like isoform X2, with the protein product MASARLLEGTASLLLTKPTGLAEGRLGTGESMEEGMESPGDREEEGDTLRNEEVASRLGSSPGAEAELNGTYEGAEVGNGQQCPTPLVSQGNKSQVVTENGMLETDPPHGSVTGSNGYILSKQQQEGGSTTGTGLVAAPHRTSWLPSGTTMVGHTTTTFLSSAAGHAQSPGALRTDNHQAGSPSGQGGSDSETKNGTSPSDSPAPSPLSIAIHRARKTMSRPASNQTLKLLNMALTEPNGADEESQNGPEEEKTSPSLNQLPQSQNDVPAAATAKSQTALASRKKKRKMGTYSLVPRKKTKVLRQLTVVEMFSQLQQSTQSTQPKEVAHVNGERMENESEEEDLEDGEEWEEEEEQGGEEGVPTGQEKSRTSYLALQGEEPDSEESAEEEEEENESDLSSESSVKKRLKKKVKGDNAWLRPSRKRKRKPKPKIEGLPGTGPQPQGQAGLNKEYTEVPLHLLNLTAQEKLLSSLHTGVSGAMGSVEPDMVQELPLCSCRMETPKSREILTLADRKCMATESVDRQLSRCQSAVLKHEMMRPSNSVQLLVLCEDHRAGMVKHQCCPGCGFFCRAGTFMECQPDINISHRFHRACASVLKGQTFCPHCGEEASKAKEVTIAKADTTSTVPATRAAQDPATPRTAEGRADTTTGGPFCFSVGGDLGGRADSSLSIPPEHTLDTSFPGGSRTGVLPPAVGMGIGIGVGAAPKETLESILLALDTEKPKKLRFHPKQLFISAKQGEIQKVLLMLVDGVDPNFKMESQSRRTPLHVASEAGHQDICHLLVQSGANLDICDEDQRTPLMEACENNHLEAVCYLLRAGAIASHKDVEGFTCLHLAAKIGHYNIVEHLLSTGLIDINCQDDGGWTAMIWATEYKHLEQVKMLLNKGADINIRDKEENICLHWAAFSGSVEIAELLLESKCDLHAVNIHGDSPLHIAARENRLECVTLFLSRGADGNLKNREGETPPDCCSHSSRVWLTLQTNRRVKEASTQGEKVLNRDIARGYEGVPVPCVNSVDSEPCPDNYKYVPDNCVTSPMNIDKNITHLQYCVCKDDCSSSSCMCGQLSLRCWYDKDGRLLPEFCREEPPLIFECNHACSCWRTCKNRVVQNGLRVRLQLFRTSRMGWGVRTLQEIPRGTFVCEYVGEIISDAEADVRENDSYLFNLDSKEGDVYCIDARFYGNISRFINHVCEPNLFPCRVFTTHQDLRFPHIAFFACETIKAGEELGFDYGDHFWDIKGKHFSCECGSPKCKYSAAVIALRQADSSPQDQQPSTLPDTSSSTTPS
- the LOC139552210 gene encoding histone-lysine N-methyltransferase EHMT1-like isoform X1; its protein translation is MASARLLEGTASLLLTKPTGLAEGRLGTGESMEEGMESPGDREEEGDTLRNEEVASRLGSSPGAEAELNGTYEGAEVGNGQQCPTPLVSQGNKSQVVTENGMLETDPPHGSVTGSNGYILSKQQQEGGSTTGTGLVAAPHRTSWLPSGTTMVGHTTTTFLSSAAGHAQSPGALRTDNHQAGSPSGQGGSDSETKNGTSPSDSPAPSPLSIAIHRARKTMSRPASNQTLKLLNMALTEPNGADEESQNGPEEEKTSPSLNQLPQSQNDVPAAATAKSQTAALASRKKKRKMGTYSLVPRKKTKVLRQLTVVEMFSQLQQSTQSTQPKEVAHVNGERMENESEEEDLEDGEEWEEEEEQGGEEGVPTGQEKSRTSYLALQGEEPDSEESAEEEEEENESDLSSESSVKKRLKKKVKGDNAWLRPSRKRKRKPKPKIEGLPGTGPQPQGQAGLNKEYTEVPLHLLNLTAQEKLLSSLHTGVSGAMGSVEPDMVQELPLCSCRMETPKSREILTLADRKCMATESVDRQLSRCQSAVLKHEMMRPSNSVQLLVLCEDHRAGMVKHQCCPGCGFFCRAGTFMECQPDINISHRFHRACASVLKGQTFCPHCGEEASKAKEVTIAKADTTSTVPATRAAQDPATPRTAEGRADTTTGGPFCFSVGGDLGGRADSSLSIPPEHTLDTSFPGGSRTGVLPPAVGMGIGIGVGAAPKETLESILLALDTEKPKKLRFHPKQLFISAKQGEIQKVLLMLVDGVDPNFKMESQSRRTPLHVASEAGHQDICHLLVQSGANLDICDEDQRTPLMEACENNHLEAVCYLLRAGAIASHKDVEGFTCLHLAAKIGHYNIVEHLLSTGLIDINCQDDGGWTAMIWATEYKHLEQVKMLLNKGADINIRDKEENICLHWAAFSGSVEIAELLLESKCDLHAVNIHGDSPLHIAARENRLECVTLFLSRGADGNLKNREGETPPDCCSHSSRVWLTLQTNRRVKEASTQGEKVLNRDIARGYEGVPVPCVNSVDSEPCPDNYKYVPDNCVTSPMNIDKNITHLQYCVCKDDCSSSSCMCGQLSLRCWYDKDGRLLPEFCREEPPLIFECNHACSCWRTCKNRVVQNGLRVRLQLFRTSRMGWGVRTLQEIPRGTFVCEYVGEIISDAEADVRENDSYLFNLDSKEGDVYCIDARFYGNISRFINHVCEPNLFPCRVFTTHQDLRFPHIAFFACETIKAGEELGFDYGDHFWDIKGKHFSCECGSPKCKYSAAVIALRQADSSPQDQQPSTLPDTSSSTTPS
- the LOC139552210 gene encoding histone-lysine N-methyltransferase EHMT1-like isoform X5, which codes for MASVQAEPTGLAEGRLGTGESMEEGMESPGDREEEGDTLRNEEVASRLGSSPGAEAELNGTYEGAEVGNGQQCPTPLVSQGNKSQVVTENGMLETDPPHGSVTGSNGYILSKQQQEGGSTTGTGLVAAPHRTSWLPSGTTMVGHTTTTFLSSAAGHAQSPGALRTDNHQAGSPSGQGGSDSETKNGTSPSDSPAPSPLSIAIHRARKTMSRPASNQTLKLLNMALTEPNGADEESQNGPEEEKTSPSLNQLPQSQNDVPAAATAKSQTALASRKKKRKMGTYSLVPRKKTKVLRQLTVVEMFSQLQQSTQSTQPKEVAHVNGERMENESEEEDLEDGEEWEEEEEQGGEEGVPTGQEKSRTSYLALQGEEPDSEESAEEEEEENESDLSSESSVKKRLKKKVKGDNAWLRPSRKRKRKPKPKIEGLPGTGPQPQGQAGLNKEYTEVPLHLLNLTAQEKLLSSLHTGVSGAMGSVEPDMVQELPLCSCRMETPKSREILTLADRKCMATESVDRQLSRCQSAVLKHEMMRPSNSVQLLVLCEDHRAGMVKHQCCPGCGFFCRAGTFMECQPDINISHRFHRACASVLKGQTFCPHCGEEASKAKEVTIAKADTTSTVPATRAAQDPATPRTAEGRADTTTGGPFCFSVGGDLGGRADSSLSIPPEHTLDTSFPGGSRTGVLPPAVGMGIGIGVGAAPKETLESILLALDTEKPKKLRFHPKQLFISAKQGEIQKVLLMLVDGVDPNFKMESQSRRTPLHVASEAGHQDICHLLVQSGANLDICDEDQRTPLMEACENNHLEAVCYLLRAGAIASHKDVEGFTCLHLAAKIGHYNIVEHLLSTGLIDINCQDDGGWTAMIWATEYKHLEQVKMLLNKGADINIRDKEENICLHWAAFSGSVEIAELLLESKCDLHAVNIHGDSPLHIAARENRLECVTLFLSRGADGNLKNREGETPPDCCSHSSRVWLTLQTNRRVKEASTQGEKVLNRDIARGYEGVPVPCVNSVDSEPCPDNYKYVPDNCVTSPMNIDKNITHLQYCVCKDDCSSSSCMCGQLSLRCWYDKDGRLLPEFCREEPPLIFECNHACSCWRTCKNRVVQNGLRVRLQLFRTSRMGWGVRTLQEIPRGTFVCEYVGEIISDAEADVRENDSYLFNLDSKEGDVYCIDARFYGNISRFINHVCEPNLFPCRVFTTHQDLRFPHIAFFACETIKAGEELGFDYGDHFWDIKGKHFSCECGSPKCKYSAAVIALRQADSSPQDQQPSTLPDTSSSTTPS
- the LOC139552210 gene encoding histone-lysine N-methyltransferase EHMT1-like isoform X4, with product MASVQAEPTGLAEGRLGTGESMEEGMESPGDREEEGDTLRNEEVASRLGSSPGAEAELNGTYEGAEVGNGQQCPTPLVSQGNKSQVVTENGMLETDPPHGSVTGSNGYILSKQQQEGGSTTGTGLVAAPHRTSWLPSGTTMVGHTTTTFLSSAAGHAQSPGALRTDNHQAGSPSGQGGSDSETKNGTSPSDSPAPSPLSIAIHRARKTMSRPASNQTLKLLNMALTEPNGADEESQNGPEEEKTSPSLNQLPQSQNDVPAAATAKSQTAALASRKKKRKMGTYSLVPRKKTKVLRQLTVVEMFSQLQQSTQSTQPKEVAHVNGERMENESEEEDLEDGEEWEEEEEQGGEEGVPTGQEKSRTSYLALQGEEPDSEESAEEEEEENESDLSSESSVKKRLKKKVKGDNAWLRPSRKRKRKPKPKIEGLPGTGPQPQGQAGLNKEYTEVPLHLLNLTAQEKLLSSLHTGVSGAMGSVEPDMVQELPLCSCRMETPKSREILTLADRKCMATESVDRQLSRCQSAVLKHEMMRPSNSVQLLVLCEDHRAGMVKHQCCPGCGFFCRAGTFMECQPDINISHRFHRACASVLKGQTFCPHCGEEASKAKEVTIAKADTTSTVPATRAAQDPATPRTAEGRADTTTGGPFCFSVGGDLGGRADSSLSIPPEHTLDTSFPGGSRTGVLPPAVGMGIGIGVGAAPKETLESILLALDTEKPKKLRFHPKQLFISAKQGEIQKVLLMLVDGVDPNFKMESQSRRTPLHVASEAGHQDICHLLVQSGANLDICDEDQRTPLMEACENNHLEAVCYLLRAGAIASHKDVEGFTCLHLAAKIGHYNIVEHLLSTGLIDINCQDDGGWTAMIWATEYKHLEQVKMLLNKGADINIRDKEENICLHWAAFSGSVEIAELLLESKCDLHAVNIHGDSPLHIAARENRLECVTLFLSRGADGNLKNREGETPPDCCSHSSRVWLTLQTNRRVKEASTQGEKVLNRDIARGYEGVPVPCVNSVDSEPCPDNYKYVPDNCVTSPMNIDKNITHLQYCVCKDDCSSSSCMCGQLSLRCWYDKDGRLLPEFCREEPPLIFECNHACSCWRTCKNRVVQNGLRVRLQLFRTSRMGWGVRTLQEIPRGTFVCEYVGEIISDAEADVRENDSYLFNLDSKEGDVYCIDARFYGNISRFINHVCEPNLFPCRVFTTHQDLRFPHIAFFACETIKAGEELGFDYGDHFWDIKGKHFSCECGSPKCKYSAAVIALRQADSSPQDQQPSTLPDTSSSTTPS